The window CTCCATTGGTACACTCTTACGGTGATCTGGTTTTCGCCTTCCACAATCACATCCGTCAAATCAAACTCCGCTGACATTCTGCTGGCCTTACCGTAACCCACATACCGTCCGTTTACCCACAGGTCATAGGCGCTGTCAACGCCATGGAATTTAATAATGGTGCGGTTAGAAAGCCATTCCTTTTTCAATGTAAAATTTCTTCTGTAAATTCCTGTGGGATTCTTGGACGGCACGTAAGGAGGGTTGATGGGAAATAAATACAAAACATCGGTATAATGCATCTGCCCGTATCCCTGCATCTGCCAGCAGGAGGGGACCGTTATAGCCCCCCATTCCCTTGTATCAGCCTTTGGCATGTAAAAATCCTCCGGGGAATATTCCGGAGCTTCCAAGTATAAGAAGTCCCAGCTGCCGTTTAAGCTTACGTTGTTCCGCTTTGCTTTGTCCTTTTTTAAAGCAGCCTCACGGGATAGATACCTGTCAAAGGCAGCATGTCCCGGAAGCTTGTTAATATGTGTAACGGTATGGTCTTCCCACCGTTTTTTCTGTCGCTCCATAGTAGTTTCTCCTGTCATTTGATCGCTCCGCTCTTACCTTCCACAATGTATTTCTGAGCGGCTATAAATACTAAGACGGGTGGAATGATCATAATAATCGTAATGCACATCAAAGGTATGATCTGCGTTTCATGCACCCCTTTAAAAGATGCCAGTCCCAATGCCAGGGTGTATTTGCTCCTGTCCTGTAAGAAAATCAGCGGGCCAAGGTAGTCGTTCCAAACCGTCAGGATATTTAAGATCCCGATTAAGATCAGCTGGGGTTTCATCATTGGGATGAAAATTCTGGAATAAATTTCAAAGGCATTGGCGCCGTCGATTCTGGCCGCCTCCTCAAAATCCTTTGGTATTCCCATTAAAAACTGCCTTAATAAAAAAATATAGTAGGCTGACCCAAAAAAGGAAGGGACGATCAGGGTTTTTAAGGAATTAATCCATCCAAAGACCTTAAACTCCATATACATGGGGATCATGGTCACATCCCAGGGGATCATCATGGTTGCCAGAAGGATCATAAACAGCAGATTTTTAAAGCGGAAATCATACCTGGCAAAGCCATAGGCCACCAAAGAGCAGGAAATGATCTGCCCCACGGTCGTCATAACGGTCACCACCAGGGAATTAAATAAATAGCGGGTAAATTCCTGGGACTTCCATGCTGTGACAAAATTTCCTATAAGCCAATGATCCGGCAGGAATTTGGGAGGATAGGCCTGGGCCTCTGCTTCCGTCTTAAAGGCAGTTAAGATCATCCATAAAAGAGGGAACAAGAAGTACAGGGCAACAAGGCCTAAAATGATATACATGATCACTTTGAATTTTTTTGAGGTCTTCATTTCTTCTTCCCCTCCTTTACTTCCGTTTCATAGAACACCCATGCGGAAGAGGATTTAAAAACAATTGATGTTAAAATCAATATTACAATAAACATGACCCACGCATTGGCGCTGGCATACCCCAGCTTATGATGCTTAAAAGCGTTGTTGTATACAAACATGCCATAGAAGTAGGTGGACTTTAAAGGTCCTCCCCCTGTGAGCAGCAGCACCAGGGTCAGCTGCTGCAACGCGGATATTAAAGAGGTTATCACATTAAATAATATGGTGGGCGTTATGATGGGTATGGTGATCTGAAAGAACTGGGCCACATGGCTGGCTCCGTCTAAGGAAGCCGCCTCATATAAATCCATGGATATGTTCTTAATGTCCGTATAAAATATCAGCATCATGGTACCAACGCCCCAGGCACTTGCCATAACGATTGCAAAAAGCGCCCATGCCGGGTCTACAAGCCACTTCGGTCCTTTGATTCCTATGAGGGACAAAAAGTAGTTTAAAATACCGTAATCTCCGTTTAATATCCAGCCCCAGATAATGGAGATAGCGACTCCTGATACCACAGCCGGAATGTAATAAATGGTGCGGAAAACCGTAACTCCTTTGACCGGCTGGGTAATAAGCATGGCAAGAACCAGGGCAGTTATGAGATTTAAAGGTACAAAGATCGCCGCAAATTTCAGTGTGATTGCCAGGGATTTATAAAACTGAGGGTCCTTTGTAAACATTTCAATGTAATTTCCAAAGCCTGTAAAGCTGGGTGTAGAAACGATTGACCAGTTAAAAAAGCTCATGATTAATGACAATACAAGAGGTCCCAGTGTGAAAACCAGAAATCCCACCATCCAGGGCGATATAAATAAATAGGGAGTAGCTTTTCGTAATCTTCCTTTACTTTTCATGTGTTCTCCACCTTTTCCATTCAACGGGCCCTTGTCCTTACTGTCCCGCCACCTCATCCAGCACTGTTTTGGGGTCACCGTATACGGTAGAATTGAAGATGTTCTCAAATGCCGTGCTCAAGGAATCCGATATCTCACTCCAGTTCTTAGTCTTAAAAGAGGTAGGCGTGTATCCTTCGCTTTGCTGTAACATGGAGTAGAAAACACCCTTTACAACGTCATTTTCAAGACTTTCTGACTGTACTACGGATTTTAAAACCGGCAGTTCGTACTGAATACGTGCCCTGTTCAAGTCCTCGCTGGTCCAGTATTTGATGAATTCCCATGCAGCTTCCTTGTTCTTGGAATCCTTTGCCATGGCAAGCCCGGAAGAGCTTAAGATGCTGACGGAAGGGCTTCCTTCTTTAAACATGGGGATTTCCACAACGCCGTAATTCAAGCCTGCATCGTTAAAGGAAGAAATAGGCCAGGAGCCGTTAATGTACATTGCGATCTTGCCTGCCATCATTTCATCCGTGCCGTCCTTATCTGTTGCCACGGCAACGCCTTCCTTCTCCATGTTCTGGAAGGTGCTGAATACCTGAACAGATGGATCACTGTTTACATAATCTTTTAAATTGCCTTGGTCATCGGAAAGCGCTGTGCCGTTACTCCAGAGAAACATTTCAAAATCATAGGGATCGGGAACCCGCTTAAAGCCAAAGCCTGTGATATTTTTTTCTGGATCAGTAAGCTTTCCTGCTGCATCTTCTAGATCTTTAAAGGTCCAGGATTCCGTAGGATAATCCACTCCTGCCGCATCAAAAATATCCTTGTTGTAGTATAAAACATGGGTGGTAAAGCCTACGGGAATTCCATAAACGGTATCTCCCATCTCATTATAGCTCCACAGGGTTTCATAGAAATTATCCTTATAAGCCTGTCCTTCTTTTTCAATATAGGAATCAAGAGGCTCCAGACCTTCATAATAAGCAGGATAATTCCACATGTACATCACATCCGGCGTATCCTTGGAGCCCATGCCTGCTGCGATCTTTGTATCAAAGTCACTGCCATAGGCTTCCAGAGTCACCTTAATATCCTTGTGAGCTTCATTAAACTTGTCCACCAGCTTCTGCTGTTCATCTAAGTCCTTGCTGTTATCCCAGGAAGCAAAACGGATACTTTTTACCCCGTCCGTATTTTGCTTGTCCGATGAACTGCAGCCCATAAGGGAAGCTGCTATTGCGGTTACAAGTGCTGCTGCTGTTAAAACCTTCTTTTTCATAAAAATACCTCCTCCAAATTGTATGTTTTGATATTTGCATTATAATACATCTCTTTAGTAAAAGTCAATTATTTTACTAAGTAAAATATATAGATTTTATTTGTAATTTTCACCTTATCTATGCTTTTAATTATATAATTTCGAAAATATATACATCAAATTCATATATATTTCAATTATAATGTTCAAATTATCTAAATAACTTTCATTCTTATCTCGTTAGTTTTTTTTAGTAAAACTATATATTTTTACTTTTTTTAAATCAATCTCTCTGCCAATGATGACCATGCACTTTACTACGAAGCATGTACAAAGGAAGGTCAGGGCATATGTGGTTCGTGCTTATGACAAAGAAGGAAATACATCTTTCTGTTGTATGGAACAGGATTTCAATGCCATAAGAATTAATAAAACATTTGCATGAAAGTATGGAAATTTATTTCTTGAACCGCAAATATAAAACAGCCTGGCAGATTGCTACCTGCCAGACTGTTTCATATTTATAGTTTTTATATTCCGTTATCCAGGGACTGCTCCTCTCCCTGCCTCCCCTTTTCTCAGGGTACTCCAATATAAATTGTCGTCCGCTTCCCCTCTCCTGGAACAAGCCCGGCTTCCATGTTTCCCATGACAAAGTTTTTTTCATAAGCTTCCCCACAGCTTATGTATCTTTGGAACAATAGTTTCCTTATTCCAATATCATAAACCAATCATAAATTCTTCTCACAAAATTCCCGGACTCCATTCAGCATTTCCTTCTCATCAGGCCCTTCCATAATAAACAAGATCTCATCTCCGCACCTGACTCTCAGGATCATAATGTCCATCAGTTTCTTTGCATTTGCAACCCGGTTTCCTTTATGGAGCGCAATATTACTCTGGTAATGCACTGTTTTCTGGCTGAGCAGAAGCGCATTTCTGACATGAATTCCAACCGGAACCCGAACCTTAAAATTAAAAGCCTCCATTTTGCCCCTTCCCTTCCCAATACCAATTTTAATCAGGCATATACACATTCCACTCCATTGGATTGCAGATAGTCTACAATCAGCTTCATAAAATCCAATGATTTCCGAAATGCAAAGCTTTTGATTCTAATCGGAGAAGATAATATCTGGATATGCTGTGAATCAGTTGAAGAATTTAGAATGAACTCTAAGCTCAAGGATGTCACATGACCGTCCTTCTGCTTTTCATCATTCTGCAGCTCTTCCCATGTAAAAGAAGAACCGCAGGAAATTCTGCAATACCGGATATCAGTCAATGATATGATTTCTGGTTTTCTGTATCCTTTTACCTGCAGCCGGTTATTCACAACACAGACTTTTTTCCGTTTGCCGTCAATCAGAATATAGTTACCAATTCTGTCTGTTATTTCAAAATCATCAAAATCCGATTGTTCACCGTTTCTATTGCACCTTGCTTTTAATTCATTTAAATCCAGGTGCCGGATTGTTTCGGTATAGGTTCTGCTGGCTGCTCTATAACAGTTTTGACAAACAAATCCATCTTTATATTTAAATCTCACCACTCCCAAGCTGTGATTACACACACCGCAGGCTTTCACTTTTACCACCATCTTTACTCATTGATCATTTTCAGTGCGTCATACATCTTCAAGTATTTTTTGTATTTTATTTCATATGCTCCCGCCTGATAAGCCCTGGGCATGAAACAGGCACGGATTTTCACCGGCTGTCCACACACAGCCCCTTTTTCCTTTGGAAGAACCGCATTTCTGGCCATAATTGCCACGCCGTAGGAGGCTCCCTCCCCTCCGTCAAGCTGCTGGATGCTCACATTTAATACATCGGCCAGAATCTGCATCCATATTTTGCTGTAAGATCCGCCGCCGGTCACCTTTAAATGCTCCAGCTCCCCGCAAGTCAGCTGCATTTCCTGTACCAGCTGCTTTATGGCAAAACAAATTCCCTCCATAACCGCTATTGCCAGATCTTCTTTTGTATGATTGGTATCCAATCCTACAAAGGCGCCCCGGACCTCAGGATCAGCATAAATGGTTTTATCCCCCGTCAGATGAGGATAAAACAACAAGCCCCTTTCCCTCTGTGTATCCGGAATTACTGTTTTTGTTAAACGGTCAAAGTCATCCATTCCCAGAATATTTTTCACATACCAGTTATAGCTCCCCCCTGCGGACTGGACAACTCCCTGGACCAGGACATGGATTTCTTTTCCATCCAGTGAAAATAAAATCTGTTTTCCCTTCATCTCCCGATCTACTTTATCCCGGGATAAAACCAATACACCGGAGGTTCCAATAGACAGCACCGGATAACGGTACTGCAGCCCCCCTGTTGCCACTGCTACTGCCGGATTATCTCCCGTGCCGGCGATAATTCTGACACCGGCCGGAAGGCTGAACTTTTTCTGCAGCTCTTTTGTAAGATTCCCGACAATCTCCTGGCTGCCCCTGACAGGCGGATAGGCTGTCTCAGGCAGAGAAAGCAGGCGGCTCATGGTCAAAGACCAGCATGTTCCTTCCGTATCGTACAGGGAAGATGTGGAGGCTTCGCAATAATCCGTGCTGTATTCCCCGGAAAAATAATATACCAGATAATCCGGACCGATCAGGAATTTGTCAAGCTTTTGGAAATTCTCCCCCTCCTGCTCCTTCAGCCACAGCAGATTGGCTGCCGGGCTCCCGGTTGACAGGATTCTTAAAATGGACCGGGTGTCTTCCTTTCCTGCAATGAAATCTTTCATGGAAGATATGCGGTCTTTTGTCCGCATATCATTCCACATAATGGCCGGCCTGATACATTTTCCTTTCTTATCCAGAAATACCGTAGTATGCATCTGGCCTGTAAAACCAATGGCTTTTACCTGCTGCCGGTCCAAAGCCCCAAGCAATTCCTCCAGGCCATCCTCCACAGCATCCACCCATACGCCGGGCCATATTTCCCTCCAGCCGGGACTTGGCTGGGAATACCGGTAATTCCGTTCACACCTCTTTACTGTCCTGCCGGCCTCATCCACAGCAATTAATTTTGCCGAGGATGTACCTATATCAATTCCTAAAAAATAATCCATCATTATTCTCCGAATTTAAGAAGCACTTTGTAGCTTTCTGTTTTTGCCGCAGCCTTCATTGCAGCATCAAAGTCCCTGTAATCGTAAATTCCTTCGATCAGAGGTGTTGGATCCAATAACCCTTTTCCAAGCAATAGGGTGGACTGCTGGTAGGCTTTTATAGTCGGACTGACTGCACCGGTGACGGTGATCTGATAAGAATGGACAGCTCCCATATTTACCTGTACCGGGTCATTGGGGTGAAGGGAACTGAACATCACACAGGTTCCCCCAGGCGCCGTCATTTCAACTGCCTGTTTTGCCACTGCCGGAGATGCGGTCGTATTAAATACGATCCTTGCCCCCCGTCCCTCTGTTATTTTTTTAACTTCCTGTACTGCATCAGCATTTATTGGATCAATCACTGCATGACAGCCCAAGCCAAGAGCCTTATTGCGGCGCTGCTCCAATGGTTCGCTTAAAATCACCCGGGCACCCTTTAAACGTGCCGCCATCACGTGAAGCAGCCCCATGGCGCCCCCTCCTATGACAAGGACATCATCTCCAAACTGAATGTCGGTCCGGTGAATGCTGTTGACC of the Lacrimispora indolis DSM 755 genome contains:
- a CDS encoding zinc-dependent alcohol dehydrogenase, which produces MKAIVLEEPGKSAIKEVELPPLKEDEVLLRIVTSGICTNDVRDFNGECNYSYPRIGGHEYCGIIEETGSNVNSRCIVKGQKAVTYIIDDCKICYYCKHGEENICEGLPQTKTFQNPDGLSGYGGFAEYVICKANDVFIYPKDVSFETMAFTEPLACVVNSIHRTDIQFGDDVLVIGGGAMGLLHVMAARLKGARVILSEPLEQRRNKALGLGCHAVIDPINADAVQEVKKITEGRGARIVFNTTASPAVAKQAVEMTAPGGTCVMFSSLHPNDPVQVNMGAVHSYQITVTGAVSPTIKAYQQSTLLLGKGLLDPTPLIEGIYDYRDFDAAMKAAAKTESYKVLLKFGE
- a CDS encoding carbohydrate ABC transporter permease; amino-acid sequence: MKTSKKFKVIMYIILGLVALYFLFPLLWMILTAFKTEAEAQAYPPKFLPDHWLIGNFVTAWKSQEFTRYLFNSLVVTVMTTVGQIISCSLVAYGFARYDFRFKNLLFMILLATMMIPWDVTMIPMYMEFKVFGWINSLKTLIVPSFFGSAYYIFLLRQFLMGIPKDFEEAARIDGANAFEIYSRIFIPMMKPQLILIGILNILTVWNDYLGPLIFLQDRSKYTLALGLASFKGVHETQIIPLMCITIIMIIPPVLVFIAAQKYIVEGKSGAIK
- a CDS encoding DUF4428 domain-containing protein, producing MVVKVKACGVCNHSLGVVRFKYKDGFVCQNCYRAASRTYTETIRHLDLNELKARCNRNGEQSDFDDFEITDRIGNYILIDGKRKKVCVVNNRLQVKGYRKPEIISLTDIRYCRISCGSSFTWEELQNDEKQKDGHVTSLSLEFILNSSTDSQHIQILSSPIRIKSFAFRKSLDFMKLIVDYLQSNGVECVYA
- a CDS encoding xylulokinase, which codes for MMDYFLGIDIGTSSAKLIAVDEAGRTVKRCERNYRYSQPSPGWREIWPGVWVDAVEDGLEELLGALDRQQVKAIGFTGQMHTTVFLDKKGKCIRPAIMWNDMRTKDRISSMKDFIAGKEDTRSILRILSTGSPAANLLWLKEQEGENFQKLDKFLIGPDYLVYYFSGEYSTDYCEASTSSLYDTEGTCWSLTMSRLLSLPETAYPPVRGSQEIVGNLTKELQKKFSLPAGVRIIAGTGDNPAVAVATGGLQYRYPVLSIGTSGVLVLSRDKVDREMKGKQILFSLDGKEIHVLVQGVVQSAGGSYNWYVKNILGMDDFDRLTKTVIPDTQRERGLLFYPHLTGDKTIYADPEVRGAFVGLDTNHTKEDLAIAVMEGICFAIKQLVQEMQLTCGELEHLKVTGGGSYSKIWMQILADVLNVSIQQLDGGEGASYGVAIMARNAVLPKEKGAVCGQPVKIRACFMPRAYQAGAYEIKYKKYLKMYDALKMINE
- a CDS encoding carbohydrate ABC transporter permease, with product MKSKGRLRKATPYLFISPWMVGFLVFTLGPLVLSLIMSFFNWSIVSTPSFTGFGNYIEMFTKDPQFYKSLAITLKFAAIFVPLNLITALVLAMLITQPVKGVTVFRTIYYIPAVVSGVAISIIWGWILNGDYGILNYFLSLIGIKGPKWLVDPAWALFAIVMASAWGVGTMMLIFYTDIKNISMDLYEAASLDGASHVAQFFQITIPIITPTILFNVITSLISALQQLTLVLLLTGGGPLKSTYFYGMFVYNNAFKHHKLGYASANAWVMFIVILILTSIVFKSSSAWVFYETEVKEGKKK
- a CDS encoding ABC transporter substrate-binding protein, producing MKKKVLTAAALVTAIAASLMGCSSSDKQNTDGVKSIRFASWDNSKDLDEQQKLVDKFNEAHKDIKVTLEAYGSDFDTKIAAGMGSKDTPDVMYMWNYPAYYEGLEPLDSYIEKEGQAYKDNFYETLWSYNEMGDTVYGIPVGFTTHVLYYNKDIFDAAGVDYPTESWTFKDLEDAAGKLTDPEKNITGFGFKRVPDPYDFEMFLWSNGTALSDDQGNLKDYVNSDPSVQVFSTFQNMEKEGVAVATDKDGTDEMMAGKIAMYINGSWPISSFNDAGLNYGVVEIPMFKEGSPSVSILSSSGLAMAKDSKNKEAAWEFIKYWTSEDLNRARIQYELPVLKSVVQSESLENDVVKGVFYSMLQQSEGYTPTSFKTKNWSEISDSLSTAFENIFNSTVYGDPKTVLDEVAGQ
- a CDS encoding HPr family phosphocarrier protein, yielding MEAFNFKVRVPVGIHVRNALLLSQKTVHYQSNIALHKGNRVANAKKLMDIMILRVRCGDEILFIMEGPDEKEMLNGVREFCEKNL